The following are encoded together in the Cyanobacterium aponinum PCC 10605 genome:
- a CDS encoding class I SAM-dependent methyltransferase, translating to MATFLRPLSYKYQWLYDTISRLAAIPVGGEKKFRELALLDLPITKESKILDLCCGAGQTTKFLINYSTNVTGLDISPLSLEKAKKNVPQAKYIEGFAQKMPLPDQYFDIVHTSVALHEMTTDELEAIFAEVYRVLKPEGIFTFIDLHKPHNPLFIPGIFAFMWLFETDTAWQLLKTDLSVKLIDSGFSILKQKLYAGGSLQVIQAKKPLI from the coding sequence ATGGCAACCTTTCTTCGTCCCTTAAGTTATAAATATCAATGGTTATACGATACAATTTCTCGTCTGGCGGCAATTCCTGTGGGGGGAGAAAAAAAATTTCGTGAATTAGCCTTATTAGATTTACCAATAACCAAGGAGAGCAAAATATTAGACCTTTGTTGTGGTGCAGGACAAACTACTAAATTTTTAATCAATTATTCCACTAATGTAACAGGTTTAGATATTTCTCCTCTTTCCTTAGAAAAAGCTAAGAAAAATGTTCCTCAAGCAAAATATATTGAGGGTTTTGCTCAAAAAATGCCCTTACCTGATCAATACTTTGATATTGTACATACCAGCGTTGCCTTACACGAAATGACGACAGATGAATTAGAGGCAATCTTTGCGGAAGTTTATCGAGTCTTAAAGCCAGAAGGAATATTTACTTTTATTGATTTACATAAGCCTCATAATCCCCTATTTATTCCGGGTATTTTTGCTTTTATGTGGTTATTTGAAACCGATACTGCATGGCAGTTATTGAAGACGGATTTATCGGTCAAATTAATTGATTCTGGATTTAGTATTTTAAAACAAAAATTATATGCAGGAGGCAGTTTACAGGTTATTCAGGCAAAAAAGCCATTAATTTAA
- a CDS encoding LON peptidase substrate-binding domain-containing protein has translation MASSSIAVRELPLFPLPEVVLFPGRPLPLHIFEFRYRMMMNTILEYDRRFGVLMIDPISGEIAKVGCCAEIIHFERLPDDRMKVLTLGQQRFRLLEYVRQKPYRVGLVEWFEDLPPQENLQPKAEEVTTLLHDVVKLSAKLTDQKIELPENLPTQPIELSYWVASNLYGVASEQQALLEIDNTGERLQREADILATTRSNLAARTALKDAFN, from the coding sequence ATGGCATCATCCTCCATTGCAGTAAGAGAATTACCATTATTTCCCCTCCCTGAAGTTGTGCTATTTCCGGGGCGCCCTTTACCCCTACATATTTTTGAGTTTCGTTATCGCATGATGATGAATACAATTCTTGAATATGATCGACGTTTTGGAGTATTAATGATAGACCCTATTAGTGGAGAAATAGCAAAAGTGGGATGTTGTGCTGAGATAATTCACTTTGAAAGATTACCAGACGATCGCATGAAGGTGCTTACCCTAGGACAACAAAGGTTTAGACTACTCGAATATGTGAGACAAAAACCTTATAGAGTTGGTTTAGTGGAATGGTTTGAAGACCTACCCCCCCAAGAAAATCTCCAACCAAAAGCCGAAGAAGTAACCACATTACTCCATGATGTTGTTAAACTTTCAGCTAAATTAACAGATCAAAAAATAGAGTTACCTGAAAACTTACCTACTCAACCGATAGAATTATCCTACTGGGTTGCTAGTAACCTTTATGGGGTAGCGAGTGAACAACAAGCACTGCTGGAAATAGATAACACAGGGGAAAGGCTACAAAGAGAAGCCGACATTTTAGCAACCACAAGAAGCAACTTAGCGGCTCGTACGGCTTTAAAGGACGCTTTTAACTAG
- a CDS encoding PIN/TRAM domain-containing protein has product MIDIIIITIFVLAFGGVGFDIVELLPSEIQNQVSNIQALRWLVAGFASIIGLAIGLVAQTTYRRLEQKIRQTPIEVIITRAIGLAMGLLLANLLLAPIFLLPVPNNFSFIKPMIAILGSVMFTVLGVSLADTHGRTFLRLINPNSIESMLVAEGTLTPVATKILDTSCIIDGRIQQLLATGFIEGQILVPQFILAELQQLADATNDQKRVRGRRGLDILNQMQEEYPDKIVIHPEEYEEVTTVDAKLLHLAHDINAVLITNDFNLSKVATLQKITILNVNDLAQAVRPIYLPGDYIDLKILKHGKEPTQGIGYLDDGTMVVVEEANGHVGEELRVVVTSALQTSAGRMIFAKTYASAVS; this is encoded by the coding sequence ATGATTGATATAATTATTATTACAATTTTTGTCCTTGCCTTTGGAGGTGTTGGTTTTGACATAGTCGAACTTCTCCCCTCCGAAATTCAAAATCAGGTATCGAACATCCAAGCCTTAAGATGGTTGGTGGCAGGTTTTGCATCCATTATCGGTTTAGCCATAGGTTTAGTGGCACAAACTACCTACCGTCGTTTAGAACAAAAAATCCGTCAAACACCGATTGAAGTTATTATCACCAGAGCTATTGGCTTGGCAATGGGTTTATTATTAGCAAACTTATTATTAGCACCTATTTTCTTATTGCCCGTGCCGAACAACTTTAGCTTTATAAAACCCATGATTGCGATTTTGGGTAGCGTTATGTTTACTGTTTTAGGAGTATCTTTAGCCGACACTCACGGACGTACTTTTTTACGTCTGATTAATCCTAACAGTATTGAGTCAATGTTAGTTGCAGAAGGCACATTAACCCCTGTTGCCACAAAAATTTTAGATACCAGTTGTATTATTGATGGCAGAATACAACAATTATTAGCCACTGGTTTTATTGAAGGTCAAATTTTAGTCCCTCAATTTATTCTCGCCGAATTGCAACAACTAGCCGATGCCACTAATGACCAAAAAAGAGTGAGAGGCAGAAGAGGCTTAGATATTCTCAATCAAATGCAAGAAGAATATCCCGATAAAATAGTCATTCATCCTGAAGAATATGAAGAAGTTACAACTGTGGACGCTAAACTACTTCATTTAGCCCATGATATTAATGCAGTTTTAATCACCAATGATTTTAACTTGAGTAAAGTTGCAACTTTGCAGAAAATTACCATACTCAATGTCAATGATTTAGCTCAGGCAGTACGCCCAATTTATCTACCAGGGGATTATATAGATCTCAAAATTCTTAAACACGGAAAAGAACCTACTCAAGGAATTGGTTACTTAGATGACGGTACAATGGTCGTAGTTGAAGAAGCAAATGGCCATGTAGGAGAAGAGCTAAGAGTTGTTGTTACTTCAGCTTTACAAACCTCTGCTGGTAGAATGATTTTTGCTAAAACCTACGCTTCTGCTGTTTCCTGA
- a CDS encoding GH116 family glycosyl hydrolase has translation MLKIELPQIPSSAWQCEIGKEWEKPYTVRYASNLDDGANHGMPLGGFGGGCVGRGVNGEFNLWHIDGGNHIYQSLPACQFSVFEQVEGEPPQVYAMSTNSPTDGSLSSWAWYPQGKGTYSALYPRSWFDYQGVFKSRLICEQFSPIWAGSYQESSYPLAVFEWSVHNPTDKEITLSIMFTWQNSVGWFTNAIKSPTVKVRDDGSPEYEYRPKWGDSTGNLNQWIQDNFRVGCLFDRIRMEEQPQEGEGQWAISSITNPSLEVFYHSRWNPKGDGADIWDYFAMNGSLPDYQDETPAEPGEQIAGAMAIRFTVKPGKTKKIPFILAWDFPVTEFAQGITYYRRYTDFFGRNGRNAWAIVRTALKHHDMWQNRIKEWQKPILDRGDLPEWLKMALFNELYLLSEGGSLWTAATENDPVGQFGVLECIDYRWYESLDVRLYGSFPLIMMWPRLDKSIMEAFSRAIPTEDKTPRIIGYNQTQAIRKAKGATPHDLGAPNEHPWEKSNYTSYQDCNLWKDLGCDFVLLVYRDYLFTGGLDQDFLWECWDSVVETLHYVKTFDLDGDGIPENSGAPDQTFDDWRLQGISAYCGGLWIAGLEAAIAIGNTLIANPPMNPSLQPDDYPQGIKDAIAVFQQWLTQARSLYHETLWNGEYYRLDSESGSDVVMADQLCGQFYAQLLGLPDVVESKYVKSTLRKVYDACFLKFHDGKFGIANGVKPDGKPVKENDTHPLEVWTGINYGIVAFMILNGMKQEGLRVAETVVKQVYENGLQFRTPEAITAVGTFRASHYLRAMAVWAIYYSLEKK, from the coding sequence ATGCTCAAAATCGAACTACCTCAAATTCCTTCCTCTGCATGGCAATGTGAAATCGGCAAAGAATGGGAAAAACCCTATACAGTACGCTACGCTAGCAATTTAGATGATGGAGCTAATCATGGTATGCCTTTGGGTGGTTTTGGTGGTGGTTGTGTTGGTAGAGGGGTAAATGGTGAATTTAATCTTTGGCACATTGATGGTGGTAATCATATTTATCAGTCTTTACCAGCTTGTCAGTTTAGTGTTTTTGAGCAAGTAGAAGGAGAACCTCCCCAAGTATATGCCATGAGTACTAATTCCCCTACTGATGGTAGTTTATCAAGTTGGGCATGGTATCCCCAAGGAAAAGGTACATATTCCGCACTTTATCCTCGTAGTTGGTTTGACTATCAAGGGGTGTTTAAATCTCGTCTTATCTGTGAGCAGTTTTCTCCTATTTGGGCAGGAAGTTACCAAGAATCTAGTTATCCTTTGGCTGTGTTTGAGTGGAGTGTGCATAATCCTACTGATAAGGAAATAACCCTGAGTATTATGTTTACATGGCAAAATAGTGTGGGTTGGTTTACTAATGCTATTAAGTCTCCCACTGTAAAAGTTAGGGATGATGGTAGTCCTGAGTATGAATATCGACCAAAATGGGGAGATAGCACGGGTAATCTTAATCAGTGGATTCAGGATAATTTTAGGGTAGGATGTTTGTTCGATCGCATCCGTATGGAAGAACAACCCCAAGAAGGGGAGGGGCAATGGGCAATTTCTAGCATTACAAACCCTAGCTTAGAAGTCTTTTATCATAGTCGTTGGAATCCCAAGGGAGATGGTGCAGATATATGGGATTATTTTGCCATGAATGGCTCTTTACCAGATTATCAGGATGAGACACCCGCCGAACCCGGAGAACAAATTGCGGGGGCAATGGCGATTAGATTTACAGTTAAACCCGGGAAAACAAAAAAAATTCCTTTTATCCTAGCATGGGACTTTCCTGTAACCGAATTTGCCCAAGGAATCACTTATTATCGCCGTTATACGGATTTTTTTGGTAGAAATGGTCGTAACGCTTGGGCAATTGTACGCACAGCATTGAAACACCATGATATGTGGCAAAATCGCATTAAAGAGTGGCAGAAACCAATCCTAGATCGAGGTGATTTACCAGAATGGCTAAAAATGGCTTTATTTAACGAATTATATTTGTTGAGTGAAGGAGGAAGTTTATGGACTGCGGCAACAGAAAATGACCCTGTGGGACAATTTGGGGTTTTAGAATGTATTGATTATCGTTGGTATGAAAGTTTAGATGTACGTTTATATGGTTCTTTTCCTCTAATCATGATGTGGCCTCGTTTAGATAAATCAATTATGGAGGCTTTTAGTCGGGCAATTCCTACAGAAGATAAAACCCCTCGTATCATCGGTTATAATCAGACACAGGCTATCAGGAAGGCAAAAGGAGCAACCCCCCACGATTTAGGCGCACCAAATGAGCATCCTTGGGAAAAAAGTAACTATACCAGTTATCAAGACTGTAATTTATGGAAAGATTTGGGCTGTGATTTTGTTTTGCTAGTTTATCGAGATTATTTATTTACTGGTGGTTTAGATCAAGATTTCTTGTGGGAATGTTGGGATAGTGTGGTGGAAACTCTCCATTATGTGAAAACTTTTGATTTAGATGGTGATGGTATCCCTGAAAATTCTGGCGCTCCTGATCAAACTTTTGATGATTGGCGTTTACAGGGTATTAGTGCTTACTGTGGCGGTTTATGGATTGCAGGATTAGAAGCGGCTATCGCTATTGGCAATACATTGATTGCAAATCCCCCTATGAATCCTAGTTTACAACCTGATGATTACCCCCAAGGAATTAAAGATGCGATCGCAGTTTTTCAACAATGGTTAACTCAAGCAAGAAGTCTTTATCATGAAACTCTTTGGAATGGGGAATATTACCGCCTCGACAGTGAAAGTGGTTCAGATGTGGTTATGGCTGATCAACTATGCGGACAGTTTTATGCTCAATTATTAGGATTACCCGATGTTGTAGAATCGAAATATGTAAAATCTACCCTCAGAAAAGTATATGATGCTTGTTTCTTAAAATTTCATGATGGTAAATTTGGTATTGCCAATGGAGTAAAACCCGACGGAAAACCTGTTAAAGAAAATGACACTCATCCTTTAGAAGTGTGGACAGGTATTAATTATGGTATCGTTGCTTTTATGATTCTCAACGGCATGAAACAAGAGGGGTTAAGAGTCGCAGAAACGGTGGTGAAACAAGTCTATGAAAATGGGCTACAATTTCGCACCCCTGAAGCGATTACAGCAGTAGGTACATTTCGAGCGAGTCATTATCTAAGGGCAATGGCAGTGTGGGCTATTTACTATAGTCTGGAGAAAAAATAG
- a CDS encoding potassium/proton antiporter — protein MNLSYLSIEELFLIFGILILASVFASKIASRLGVPALLLFLLIGILSGSQGVGGIDFESYGVSQYVADSALVIILFSGGLDSKWRQIRPIIKEGLLLSTLGVCITAVLVGSFAWLILGSFSSFNLGVNGISWTEGLLLGAIVSSTDAAAVFSILKSSNIRLKNNLQPLLELESGSNDPTAILLATSIIGVLAQGVFNPTVIIFSLLLQILIGSFFGYYGGLLMVWVINRIQLASDGLYPVCAFGLLLMIFSITAFARGNPFLAVYIIGIVFSNSNVLKKELIISFHDGLSWLMEITMFLTLGLLVFPSDLLSNISVGIAIALFLILIARPISVFLCLAPFSKYKQADKLFVSWVGLRGAVPIVLSIMPITQGFEYADQIFNLVFFLVIISVLIQGLSLTPMARFLKVID, from the coding sequence ATGAATCTAAGTTATTTGTCCATAGAGGAACTTTTTTTAATTTTTGGCATATTAATATTAGCCAGTGTATTTGCTAGTAAAATAGCATCTCGTTTAGGAGTTCCTGCCTTACTTTTGTTTTTGTTGATTGGTATTCTTTCTGGAAGTCAAGGTGTCGGTGGTATCGACTTTGAAAGTTATGGTGTCAGTCAGTATGTTGCCGATTCGGCTTTGGTAATTATTCTTTTTTCAGGAGGGTTAGATAGTAAATGGCGACAAATACGTCCTATCATCAAAGAAGGTTTACTTCTTTCAACCTTAGGAGTTTGTATCACAGCCGTTTTAGTCGGTAGTTTTGCATGGCTTATTCTTGGTAGTTTTTCTAGTTTTAATTTGGGGGTTAACGGTATTAGTTGGACGGAAGGTTTATTATTAGGTGCGATCGTATCTTCTACAGATGCGGCGGCTGTTTTTTCCATATTAAAGTCCAGCAATATCAGATTAAAAAATAATTTACAACCTCTTTTGGAACTAGAATCTGGTAGCAATGACCCCACAGCAATACTTCTAGCCACTTCTATCATCGGGGTTTTAGCACAAGGAGTATTTAATCCTACTGTTATCATTTTTAGTTTATTACTACAAATACTAATAGGTTCTTTTTTTGGCTACTACGGTGGTTTGTTAATGGTGTGGGTGATTAACCGTATTCAATTGGCTTCAGATGGACTTTATCCTGTTTGTGCTTTTGGTTTATTACTTATGATTTTTAGTATCACGGCTTTTGCTCGTGGTAATCCTTTTCTTGCCGTTTATATTATAGGTATTGTTTTTAGTAATAGTAATGTTTTGAAAAAAGAATTAATTATTAGTTTTCATGATGGTTTATCGTGGTTGATGGAAATAACAATGTTTTTAACTCTTGGTTTATTAGTCTTTCCTTCTGATTTACTTTCTAATATTAGTGTCGGAATTGCGATCGCACTCTTTTTAATTTTAATTGCCCGTCCTATTAGTGTATTTTTGTGTCTTGCACCTTTTTCTAAATATAAACAAGCGGATAAGTTATTTGTTTCGTGGGTTGGCTTAAGAGGGGCAGTACCGATTGTACTTTCTATCATGCCTATTACTCAAGGTTTTGAGTACGCAGATCAAATTTTTAACCTTGTGTTTTTCTTAGTAATTATCTCGGTTTTAATTCAAGGATTATCTCTTACACCGATGGCAAGATTTCTTAAAGTGATAGACTAG